In Sphingobacteriaceae bacterium, the following proteins share a genomic window:
- a CDS encoding DNA-binding response regulator — protein sequence MNKIVRAIIIDDELIGINTLKVLIEKHTPDIKIVATATEPDKGIKAIEDYQPEVVFLDVSMPKMNGFDLLEQLNYKDFKLVFTTAHQEHAIKAIKKGADDYLLKPIDIDELKNCAARLTEKLQPKIELKKATALNLIELPVKDGIIFIKPSDVIRLEASGSYTVFYLVDQVKHMASKNLKECEPLLDQSFFYRCHQSHIINLHRVVKMVSSDGLFAQMTDGSMPEITRKNKEIFLEKLKGI from the coding sequence ATGAATAAAATAGTCAGAGCAATAATCATTGATGATGAGCTAATAGGTATAAATACTCTAAAAGTACTGATAGAGAAACACACACCTGATATAAAGATTGTAGCTACGGCCACTGAGCCGGATAAAGGCATTAAAGCCATAGAAGATTATCAACCAGAAGTTGTTTTTTTAGACGTTAGCATGCCAAAGATGAACGGATTTGATCTGCTGGAGCAGCTAAACTATAAAGATTTTAAACTGGTTTTTACAACTGCGCATCAAGAGCATGCTATAAAAGCAATAAAAAAAGGAGCTGATGATTATTTACTTAAGCCAATAGATATTGACGAATTAAAAAACTGCGCAGCCCGGCTAACGGAGAAACTTCAACCGAAAATAGAATTAAAGAAAGCAACTGCTTTAAATCTTATAGAGTTACCGGTGAAAGATGGCATCATTTTTATCAAGCCTTCAGATGTGATACGCCTTGAAGCGTCTGGCAGTTATACTGTTTTTTATCTTGTAGACCAGGTAAAACACATGGCATCTAAAAATTTGAAAGAGTGCGAGCCTTTATTAGACCAATCTTTTTTTTACAGATGTCATCAGTCGCATATTATTAATTTGCACAGGGTAGTTAAAATGGTAAGCTCTGATGGACTTTTCGCGCAAATGACAGATGGCTCTATGCCTGAAATAACAAGAAAAAACAAAGAGATTTTTTTAGAAAAACTAAAAGGCATCTAA
- a CDS encoding integration host factor subunit beta: protein MTKADIVNEISEKTGIEKMAVQATVEAFMKTIRNSMVEGKNVYLRGFGTFVVKKRAEKIGRNISKNTTVVIPAHYIPAFKAAKTFSDRVKRNVKTAEPLPKNLD from the coding sequence ATGACCAAGGCAGATATAGTTAATGAAATTTCAGAAAAAACCGGCATAGAAAAGATGGCTGTGCAGGCTACCGTAGAAGCGTTTATGAAAACCATACGCAACTCGATGGTAGAAGGTAAAAATGTTTATTTAAGAGGTTTCGGGACGTTTGTTGTAAAAAAACGTGCTGAAAAAATTGGCCGTAATATTTCCAAAAATACTACAGTTGTTATCCCCGCACATTATATACCAGCTTTTAAAGCTGCTAAAACATTCTCAGACAGAGTTAAGCGTAATGTGAAAACCGCTGAACCTTTGCCAAAAAACCTTGATTAA
- a CDS encoding ribonuclease P protein component, with the protein MELLFSKGKSLTSYPVKLVYTETPVELIFPAQAMFVAPKRSFKRAHDRNKLKRRMREVYRLHKGPFYENLKLNSKKLLVAFIYIGKKQEEYPAIEKSILKLISGIGKPKIS; encoded by the coding sequence ATGGAACTTCTGTTTAGCAAAGGAAAATCGCTAACCTCTTACCCGGTGAAATTGGTGTACACTGAAACTCCAGTGGAACTCATATTTCCGGCGCAGGCCATGTTTGTAGCTCCTAAGAGAAGTTTTAAGCGTGCACACGACCGCAATAAACTCAAACGCCGTATGCGGGAGGTTTATCGCTTGCATAAAGGTCCCTTTTACGAAAACCTAAAATTAAATAGCAAAAAACTCTTAGTAGCGTTTATTTATATAGGCAAAAAGCAGGAAGAATATCCTGCTATTGAAAAATCAATTTTAAAATTAATTTCGGGAATAGGTAAGCCTAAGATAAGCTGA
- a CDS encoding zinc/iron-chelating domain-containing protein, producing the protein MDLEDFNKKAQQQKKENQIFFKKLKAKPPKNLDRLFHDNHQKVFEKTDCLKCANCCKTTSPIFYQRDIERAAKALNKKPGEFLQEYLFMDEDGDFVLKQAPCPFLDHENYCSIYEDRPSACREYPHTDRKKMHQILDITFRNTLVCPAVLEIVERIKNL; encoded by the coding sequence ATGGACCTTGAGGATTTTAATAAAAAAGCTCAACAGCAGAAAAAAGAAAATCAAATTTTTTTTAAGAAGTTGAAAGCCAAGCCTCCCAAAAACCTGGATCGGCTCTTCCACGATAACCATCAAAAAGTTTTTGAAAAAACAGATTGCCTAAAATGCGCTAATTGTTGTAAAACAACATCCCCTATATTTTACCAGCGTGATATAGAAAGAGCAGCAAAAGCACTTAATAAAAAGCCTGGCGAGTTTCTCCAGGAGTATTTATTCATGGACGAAGATGGCGACTTTGTGCTTAAACAGGCCCCATGTCCTTTCTTAGACCACGAAAACTATTGTTCCATCTACGAGGACCGTCCCAGCGCATGCAGAGAATACCCTCACACAGATCGAAAAAAAATGCATCAAATTCTTGATATTACTTTTAGAAATACTTTGGTTTGTCCGGCTGTTCTTGAGATTGTAGAGAGAATTAAAAATCTATAA
- the mutY gene encoding A/G-specific adenine glycosylase, with product MENWFGTHITGWYLKNKRDLPWRQEKDAYKIWLSEIILQQTQVVQGLNYYLKFTQKYPTVKDLAMAPEDEVLRLWQGLGYYSRARNLHASAKLIHANFKGIFPSSYSQIKELKGVGDYTASAIASFAYDLPHAVVDGNVYRVLSRVFGIKTPIDASKAKKEFQELADQLLDKKNPARYNQAIMEFGSQYCKPSNPDCESCVLNDKCYAFKHGLVAELPIKAKKVKIRKRHFNYLVPIDKKGNLVIHKRQAGDIWQGLYEFTLIETDTALTQQQLFKTKQFKEGLKSTFTVKYTSVEYKHILSHQHLYAKFYVLMISEVFKKSSIKTGSGSSILTNIDKLNDFAFPRLTGKFLDDCDLKEIV from the coding sequence ATGGAAAATTGGTTTGGAACGCATATTACCGGCTGGTATCTTAAAAACAAGAGAGATTTGCCGTGGCGACAAGAAAAAGATGCTTATAAGATCTGGCTTTCTGAGATAATTCTTCAGCAGACCCAGGTTGTTCAGGGCCTTAATTACTATTTAAAGTTTACTCAAAAGTATCCAACCGTAAAAGATCTTGCTATGGCGCCCGAAGACGAGGTGCTTAGACTGTGGCAGGGCTTAGGTTATTATTCGCGCGCTCGCAATCTGCACGCTTCGGCAAAGCTGATTCATGCGAATTTTAAAGGTATTTTTCCGTCCTCGTATTCGCAAATTAAAGAGTTAAAGGGTGTTGGCGATTATACTGCTTCGGCTATTGCCAGTTTTGCGTACGATTTGCCGCATGCCGTAGTGGATGGAAATGTTTACAGAGTTTTAAGCAGGGTGTTTGGAATTAAAACACCTATCGACGCCTCAAAGGCAAAAAAAGAATTTCAGGAACTTGCAGACCAGCTTCTGGATAAAAAAAATCCGGCTCGGTATAACCAGGCAATTATGGAATTTGGGTCGCAGTATTGTAAACCCTCGAATCCGGATTGTGAAAGTTGTGTTTTAAATGATAAGTGTTACGCATTCAAACATGGTTTGGTAGCTGAGCTTCCTATCAAGGCAAAAAAAGTCAAAATCAGGAAGCGCCATTTTAATTACCTCGTACCTATAGATAAGAAAGGAAATCTTGTGATTCATAAAAGGCAGGCAGGCGACATTTGGCAGGGTTTGTATGAGTTTACGCTTATAGAAACGGATACTGCCTTAACTCAGCAACAGCTTTTTAAAACCAAACAATTTAAAGAGGGCCTTAAAAGTACATTTACCGTTAAGTACACATCGGTTGAATACAAACACATTTTGAGTCACCAACATTTGTACGCAAAGTTTTATGTTTTAATGATATCGGAGGTATTTAAAAAATCTTCCATAAAAACAGGTAGTGGAAGCTCTATTCTTACCAATATCGACAAATTAAATGACTTTGCCTTTCCACGTTTAACCGGAAAATTTTTAGATGATTGTGATTTAAAAGAAATAGTATAA
- a CDS encoding 30S ribosomal protein THX codes for MGKGDKRTKRGKIHIGSTGVTRPKKSKAAKKSSAKAAPKKAAAKKAAPKKAAKKAE; via the coding sequence ATGGGAAAAGGTGATAAAAGAACTAAACGTGGCAAAATTCATATTGGTTCAACAGGTGTAACGCGTCCAAAAAAGAGTAAAGCCGCTAAAAAATCTAGTGCCAAAGCTGCTCCGAAAAAAGCTGCTGCTAAAAAAGCTGCTCCAAAAAAGGCCGCTAAAAAAGCAGAATAA
- a CDS encoding riboflavin synthase — protein MFTGIIETLAKVEKIEKEESNVHFTFSSNITGELKIDQSVAHNGVCLTVVKIDGNRYTVTAIDETLKRTNLGELLIGSLVNLERCMPATGRFDGHIVQGHVDTTATCKEVNDLKGSWEFTFEHQKSNTNITVEKGSITINGVSLTVVKSTDTGFSVHIIPYTFEHTNFKSFKPGSVVNLEFDIVGKYVARLLAR, from the coding sequence ATGTTTACAGGAATTATAGAGACACTTGCGAAAGTTGAAAAAATTGAAAAGGAGGAGTCAAATGTGCACTTTACCTTTTCGAGTAATATAACCGGCGAATTAAAGATAGATCAGAGTGTAGCTCATAACGGAGTTTGTTTGACCGTCGTCAAAATTGATGGTAATCGGTATACTGTAACTGCTATTGATGAAACACTTAAGAGAACCAATCTCGGAGAACTGCTAATTGGCTCACTTGTAAACTTAGAGCGTTGTATGCCTGCAACAGGTCGCTTCGACGGGCATATTGTACAGGGACATGTAGACACCACTGCTACCTGTAAAGAAGTGAATGATCTAAAGGGAAGTTGGGAATTTACATTCGAACATCAAAAATCAAATACAAACATCACTGTCGAAAAAGGAAGCATCACTATTAACGGTGTTAGTTTAACAGTTGTAAAATCTACAGACACTGGTTTTTCTGTGCATATTATTCCTTACACCTTTGAACATACAAACTTTAAATCTTTTAAACCTGGCTCTGTCGTTAATCTTGAATTCGATATCGTTGGAAAATACGTTGCCAGGCTTCTTGCCCGATAA